The proteins below are encoded in one region of Thunnus maccoyii chromosome 24, fThuMac1.1, whole genome shotgun sequence:
- the enpp4 gene encoding bis(5'-adenosyl)-triphosphatase enpp4 isoform X1 produces MDMAECNTHQRMLLKILLGFLCGVHSVVTENNTAEQAPLPLLLVSFDGFRADYLQRFPMPNLKLLYSQGVLVEQLTNVFITKTFPNHYSLVTGLYAESHGILASNMYDPISRKSFHAGNDTDPMWWNEARPLWVSALDSGYKTAAMMWPGSEVTISNHTATHFFHYNPNVTFEQRLGNVTSWMLGNGTEQGVMFAALYWEEPDRSGHIFGPDNTTAMAKVLKEVDDNIGLLVSELKRTGLWGHINVLVTSDHGMAQCSAERLIQLDTCLHPDNYTLVDLSPVTALIPKKDPDTVFALLKKCHAHMTAYLKKAIPDRLHYRNNQRIQPIILIADEGWTIVRQGNKLPRLGDHGYDNSLPSMHPFLAAVGPSFRQGYRMSSLQSVDIYPLMCHLLSVPQQPNNGTLTKARCLLAAETCWDVPLVVGLVVGVLLVLTTITVLFRYLSQRRPSGPRPFQRLQVDYDDDDDDPLLE; encoded by the exons ATGGATATGGCAGAATGTAACACCCACCAAAG GATGTTACTTAAAATACTGCTGGGCTTCCTGTGTGGTGTGCACTCTGTGGTGACAGAGAACAACACGGCTGAGCAGGCTCCTCTGCCGCTGTTGCTGGTATCATTCGACGGTTTCCGAGCCGACTACCTGCAGAGGTTTCCCATGCCAAACCTGAAGCTCCTGTATAGCCAAGGGGTCCTGGTGGAGCAGCTCACAAACGTCTTCATCACCAAGACGTTCCCTAACCACTACAGCCTG GTGACAGGGCTGTACGCTGAGTCTCATGGTATCCTGGCCAGTAACATGTACGACCCCATCAGCCGCAAGAGCTTCCACGCTGGCAACGACACCGACCCGATGTGGTGGAACGAGGCGCGGCCCCTCTGGGTCTCGGCCCTGGACTCCGGCTACAAGACAGCAGCCATGATGTGGCCCGGCTCCGAAGTGACCATCAGCAACCACACGGCGACACACTTCTTTCACTACAACCCGAATGTGACGTTCGAGCAACGATTGGGGAACGTGACAAGCTGGATGTTGGGAAACGGGACG GAGCAAGGAGTGATGTTTGCAGCTCTCTACTGGGAGGAACCTGACCGGTCAGGTCACATATTCGGCCCTGACAACACCACTGCTATGGCCAAAGTTCTGAAGGAG GTTGATGACAACATCGGCCTGCTGGTGTCTGAGCTGAAGCGGACAGGCCTCTGGGGTCACATTAACGTCTTGGTAACCAGTGACCACGGCATGGCTCAGTGCTCGGCAGAGCGTCTTATACAGCTGGACACCTGCCTCCACCCCGACAACTACACACTGGTGGACCTCTCACCCGTCACAGCCCTCATCCCAAAGAAAG ACCCAGATACCGTCTTTGCCCTGCTGAAAAAGTGCCACGCCCACATGACGGCATATTTGAAGAAGGCCATTCCTGATAGGCTGCACTACCGGAACAACCAGCGCATCCAGCCAATCATTCTGATTGCTGACGAGGGCTGGACCATAGTGCGGCAAGGAAACAAGCTGCCGAGAT TGGGTGATCACGGCTATGACAACTCCTTACCCAGCATGCACCCCTTCCTGGCAGCGGTGGGGCCCAGCTTCCGTCAGGGCTATCGAATGAGCAGTTTACAGAGCGTGGACATTTACCCGCTAATGTGCCACCTGTTGTCGGTACCCCAGCAGCCCAACAACGGTACCCTTACCAAGGCTCGATGCCTGCTGGCTGCTGAGACCTGCTGGGATGTCCCACTGGTGGTTGGCCTGGTGGTGGGCGTCCTACTGGTACTCACTACAATTACTG TTCTATTCAGGTACCTGAGCCAGCGCCGCCCGTCAGGCCCCCGGCCCTTTCAGAGGCTGCAGGTTGACTATGACGACGATGACGACGACCCTTTGTTGGAGTAA
- the clic5a gene encoding chloride intracellular channel protein 5a isoform X1 has translation MTDTTAEEDKDPDIELFVKAGSDGESIGNCPFSQRLFMILWLKGVVFNVTTVDLKRKPADLHNLAPGTHPPFLTFQGEVLTDVNKIEEYLEATLAPPKYAKLAAKNRESNTAGNNIFARFSAYVKNTMPDKNHALEQSLNKALAKLDEYLMSPLPEEVQAGRHSGDGESNRKYLDGDELTLADCNLLPKLHVVKVVTKKYRNYDIPSEFRGVWRYLGNAYSRDEFTNTCAADVEIELAYQDVAKRLGK, from the exons ATGACGGATACTACAGCTGAGGAAGACAAGGACCCTGACATCGAGTTGTTTGTCAAG gctggGAGTGATGGGGAGAGCATCGGAAACTGTCCGTTCTCTCAGCGCCTCTTCATGATCCTCTGGCTGAAGGGCGTGGTCTTCAATGTCACCACTGTTGACCTCAAGAg GAAACCGGCTGACCTTCACAACTTGGCCCCAGGGACGCACCCGCCCTTCCTCACCTTCCAAGGGGAGGTCCTCACTGACGTCAACAAAATCGAGGAGTACCTGGAGGCGACTCTTGCTCCACCGAA GTATGCAAAGCTTGCAGCAAAGAATCGTGAATCCAACACAGCAGGAAACAACATATTTGCCAGGTTCTCAGCTTACGTTAAAAACACCATGCCAGATAAAAATCATG catTAGAACAAAGTCTGAACAAGGCATTGGCTAAGCTGGATGAGTATCTGATGAGTCCTCTACCTGAAGAGGTTCAAGCAGGACGCCACAGCGGTGATGGAGAATCCAACCGTAAATACCTGGATGGGGATGAACTTACACTGGCTGACTGCAACCTTCTGCCTAAACTCCATGTTGTCAAG GTGGTAACGAAGAAATATCGCAACTATGACATCCCATCTGAATTCAGAGGTGTGTGGCGTTATCTTGGCAACGCCTACAGCCGAGACGAGTTCACCAACACGTGCGCAGCTGATGTGGAAATCGAGCTAGCCTATCAGGATGTAGCTAAGAGGCTTGGGAAATGA
- the enpp4 gene encoding bis(5'-adenosyl)-triphosphatase enpp4 isoform X2, with product MLLKILLGFLCGVHSVVTENNTAEQAPLPLLLVSFDGFRADYLQRFPMPNLKLLYSQGVLVEQLTNVFITKTFPNHYSLVTGLYAESHGILASNMYDPISRKSFHAGNDTDPMWWNEARPLWVSALDSGYKTAAMMWPGSEVTISNHTATHFFHYNPNVTFEQRLGNVTSWMLGNGTEQGVMFAALYWEEPDRSGHIFGPDNTTAMAKVLKEVDDNIGLLVSELKRTGLWGHINVLVTSDHGMAQCSAERLIQLDTCLHPDNYTLVDLSPVTALIPKKDPDTVFALLKKCHAHMTAYLKKAIPDRLHYRNNQRIQPIILIADEGWTIVRQGNKLPRLGDHGYDNSLPSMHPFLAAVGPSFRQGYRMSSLQSVDIYPLMCHLLSVPQQPNNGTLTKARCLLAAETCWDVPLVVGLVVGVLLVLTTITVLFRYLSQRRPSGPRPFQRLQVDYDDDDDDPLLE from the exons ATGTTACTTAAAATACTGCTGGGCTTCCTGTGTGGTGTGCACTCTGTGGTGACAGAGAACAACACGGCTGAGCAGGCTCCTCTGCCGCTGTTGCTGGTATCATTCGACGGTTTCCGAGCCGACTACCTGCAGAGGTTTCCCATGCCAAACCTGAAGCTCCTGTATAGCCAAGGGGTCCTGGTGGAGCAGCTCACAAACGTCTTCATCACCAAGACGTTCCCTAACCACTACAGCCTG GTGACAGGGCTGTACGCTGAGTCTCATGGTATCCTGGCCAGTAACATGTACGACCCCATCAGCCGCAAGAGCTTCCACGCTGGCAACGACACCGACCCGATGTGGTGGAACGAGGCGCGGCCCCTCTGGGTCTCGGCCCTGGACTCCGGCTACAAGACAGCAGCCATGATGTGGCCCGGCTCCGAAGTGACCATCAGCAACCACACGGCGACACACTTCTTTCACTACAACCCGAATGTGACGTTCGAGCAACGATTGGGGAACGTGACAAGCTGGATGTTGGGAAACGGGACG GAGCAAGGAGTGATGTTTGCAGCTCTCTACTGGGAGGAACCTGACCGGTCAGGTCACATATTCGGCCCTGACAACACCACTGCTATGGCCAAAGTTCTGAAGGAG GTTGATGACAACATCGGCCTGCTGGTGTCTGAGCTGAAGCGGACAGGCCTCTGGGGTCACATTAACGTCTTGGTAACCAGTGACCACGGCATGGCTCAGTGCTCGGCAGAGCGTCTTATACAGCTGGACACCTGCCTCCACCCCGACAACTACACACTGGTGGACCTCTCACCCGTCACAGCCCTCATCCCAAAGAAAG ACCCAGATACCGTCTTTGCCCTGCTGAAAAAGTGCCACGCCCACATGACGGCATATTTGAAGAAGGCCATTCCTGATAGGCTGCACTACCGGAACAACCAGCGCATCCAGCCAATCATTCTGATTGCTGACGAGGGCTGGACCATAGTGCGGCAAGGAAACAAGCTGCCGAGAT TGGGTGATCACGGCTATGACAACTCCTTACCCAGCATGCACCCCTTCCTGGCAGCGGTGGGGCCCAGCTTCCGTCAGGGCTATCGAATGAGCAGTTTACAGAGCGTGGACATTTACCCGCTAATGTGCCACCTGTTGTCGGTACCCCAGCAGCCCAACAACGGTACCCTTACCAAGGCTCGATGCCTGCTGGCTGCTGAGACCTGCTGGGATGTCCCACTGGTGGTTGGCCTGGTGGTGGGCGTCCTACTGGTACTCACTACAATTACTG TTCTATTCAGGTACCTGAGCCAGCGCCGCCCGTCAGGCCCCCGGCCCTTTCAGAGGCTGCAGGTTGACTATGACGACGATGACGACGACCCTTTGTTGGAGTAA
- the clic5a gene encoding chloride intracellular channel protein 5a isoform X2 — protein sequence MGRRSPEKEEEENSRNSSRRSSSSSSSSSSASEKEEPKSEKDEMEVTLYVKAGSDGESIGNCPFSQRLFMILWLKGVVFNVTTVDLKRKPADLHNLAPGTHPPFLTFQGEVLTDVNKIEEYLEATLAPPKYAKLAAKNRESNTAGNNIFARFSAYVKNTMPDKNHALEQSLNKALAKLDEYLMSPLPEEVQAGRHSGDGESNRKYLDGDELTLADCNLLPKLHVVKVVTKKYRNYDIPSEFRGVWRYLGNAYSRDEFTNTCAADVEIELAYQDVAKRLGK from the exons ATGGGGAGGAGGTCgccagagaaggaggaggaggagaacagcAGGAACTCATCACGCagatcctcatcttcatcatcatcttcttcatcagCCTCTGAGAAAGAGGAGCCAAAGTCTGAAAAGGATGAAATGGAAGTCACACTTTACGTTAAG gctggGAGTGATGGGGAGAGCATCGGAAACTGTCCGTTCTCTCAGCGCCTCTTCATGATCCTCTGGCTGAAGGGCGTGGTCTTCAATGTCACCACTGTTGACCTCAAGAg GAAACCGGCTGACCTTCACAACTTGGCCCCAGGGACGCACCCGCCCTTCCTCACCTTCCAAGGGGAGGTCCTCACTGACGTCAACAAAATCGAGGAGTACCTGGAGGCGACTCTTGCTCCACCGAA GTATGCAAAGCTTGCAGCAAAGAATCGTGAATCCAACACAGCAGGAAACAACATATTTGCCAGGTTCTCAGCTTACGTTAAAAACACCATGCCAGATAAAAATCATG catTAGAACAAAGTCTGAACAAGGCATTGGCTAAGCTGGATGAGTATCTGATGAGTCCTCTACCTGAAGAGGTTCAAGCAGGACGCCACAGCGGTGATGGAGAATCCAACCGTAAATACCTGGATGGGGATGAACTTACACTGGCTGACTGCAACCTTCTGCCTAAACTCCATGTTGTCAAG GTGGTAACGAAGAAATATCGCAACTATGACATCCCATCTGAATTCAGAGGTGTGTGGCGTTATCTTGGCAACGCCTACAGCCGAGACGAGTTCACCAACACGTGCGCAGCTGATGTGGAAATCGAGCTAGCCTATCAGGATGTAGCTAAGAGGCTTGGGAAATGA
- the LOC121892309 gene encoding XK-related protein 6, which produces MAAQSDGGKAGVGCGGGGSGFAQLYDVDAEEPLDSAAIHICQCCRSSACYWGCRSACLGSLLGGGQPAGGVGIRETHCPPREQLWLDCLWIILALLVFFWDVGTDLCLAVDYYRRQDYLWFGLTLFFVLVPSVLVQILSFRWFVQDYTGGGLGEVEGLTKRGAVALGCLYPGRDRLQLATIWLWQATIHILQLGQVWRYIRTLYLGVMSRRQKEHQRRWYWAMMFEYADVNMLRLLETFLESAPQLVLQLCIMIQENRAETLQCISSLASLLSLAWVLASYHKLLRDSRDDQRSMSYRGALLHLFWRLFTISSRVLSLALFASLFHIYFGIFVVVHWCAMAFWVVHGGTDFCMSKWEEVLFNMVVGIVYIFCWFNVKEGRTRYRMVAYYIVVLAENTILTGLWYAYRDPVLTDSYAVPALCSVYLTFAGGVLVMLLYYGFLHPAIAHLQPSPASSCCAQLLWGLPLPPSAPPTAPPTPAHMTKSLTEEDVAETCLPVFQVRSVPPTAKPEGPLIKIDMPRKRYPAWDAHYVDRRLRRTINILQYITPAAVGIRYRDGPLLYELLQYESSL; this is translated from the exons ATGGCCGCGCAGTCGGACGGCGGTAAAGCCGGGGTCGGgtgcggcggcggcggcagcgggTTCGCCCAGCTGTATGATGTTGACGCTGAGGAGCCGCTGGACTCCGCCGCGATCCACATCTGTCAGTGCTGCCGCTCCTCCGCTTGCTACTGGGGCTGCCGCTCAGCCTGCCTCGGCTCTCTGCTCGGCGGGGGCCAGCCTGCCGGAGGGGTCGGCATCCGGGAGACTCACTGCCCACCCCGGGAGCAGCTGTGGCTGGACTGCCTCTGGATCATCCTCGCCCTCCTTGTCTTCTTCTGGGACGTTGGTACGGACTTGTGCCTGGCGGTGGACTACTACCGAAGGCAGGACTACCTCTGGTTCGGCCTCACACTCTTCTTCGTGCTGGTGCCGTCGGTGCTGGTCCAAATTCTGAGTTTCCGCTGGTTCGTTCAGGACTACACCGGCGGGGGGCTCGGGGAGGTGGAGGGGCTGACTAAGCGGGGCGCGGTGGCTCTGGGGTGCCTGTATCCCGGCAGGGACCGCCTGCAGCTGGCCACCATCTGGCTGTGGCAGGCCACCATACACATCCTCCAGCTGGGACAAGTGTGGAG GTATATCAGGACGCTGTATCTGGGCGTCATGTCACGCCGGCAGAAGGAGCACCAGCGACGCTGGTACTGGGCCATGATGTTTGAATACGCAGACGTCAACATGCTGCGGCTGCTGGAGACTTTCCTGGAGTCTGCACCTCAGCTGGTCCTGCAGCTCTGCATCATGATCCAGGAGAACCGAGCCGAGACGCTGCAGT GCATCTCCTCCCTCGCCTCCCTCCTGTCACTCGCCTGGGTTCTGGCCTCCTACCACAAACTGCTGCGGGACTCGCGTGATGACCAGCGCAGCATGAGTTATCGCGGGGCGCTGCTACACCTCTTTTGGCGCCTCTTCACCATCTCATCCCGCGTCCTCTCACTCGCCCTCTTCGCCTCGCTCTTTCACATCTACTTCGGCATCTTCGTGGTGGTCCACTGGTGCGCCATGGCCTTCTGGGTGGTGCACGGTGGCACCGACTTCTGTATGTCCAAGTGGGAAGAGGTGCTCTTCAATATGGTGGTCGGCATTGTCTACATCTTCTGCTGGTTTAACGTGAAGGAGGGCCGGACGCGCTACAGAATGGTAGCGTACTACATCGTGGTGTTGGCAGAGAACACCATCCTCACTGGACTGTG GTACGCCTACAGGGACCCAGTTCTGACCGACTCCTACGCTGTCCCAGCACTGTGCAGCGTCTACCTGACGTTCGCCGGTGGGGTCCTGGTCATGCTGCTGTACTATGGCTTTCTGCACCCTGCCATTGCCCACCTCCAGCCAAGCCCCGCCTCGTCTTGTTGCGCCCAGCTGCTATGGGGTCTACCCCTGCCCCCGTCGGCCCCGCCTACAGCCCCGCCCACCCCAGCCCACATGACCAAGTCACTGACAGAGGAGGATGTGGCCGAGACGTGTCTTCCTGTCTTCCAAGTGAGGTCAGTACCTCCCACCGCCAAGCCTGAGGGCCCGCTTATAAAGATCGACATGCCCAGGAAGCGTTATCCGGCGTGGGACGCTCACTACGTAGACAGGCGCCTGCGGAGGACTATAAACATCCTGCAGTACATAACGCCGGCCGCTGTGGGCATCCGCTACCGAGATGGACCCCTGCTGTATGAACTGCTGCAGTATGAGTCctcactctga